AATCCCTCCGCCGCCCAGAAAATATTGCAGGCCATGATCATTTCGCTGGTATTCGCCGAGGCGATCGCGGTGATTGCCCTGCTGGTGCTGTTTCAATTATTCGGGCGATAAGGGGTTTTTTGACAGAATGAACGTAATGATCAGAATGAAAAATGAACTCGAACCGGGTTATTTTGTCTATTCTGTTCATTCTGTCTGAATAGGTTAGCGGGCGGGAAAGGGATCAATATGACAATGATGGTATATCTAATCATCGCGCAAGTGGCGGTGTTCGCGATTCTGGTGATCGGGTTGAAGCGCTTGTTGATGGGCAGTACGCAGTTGGCTGCCGCGAAACTCCGTGAAGTGGAGACGGATCTTGGGCGGAAGGAAGAAGCGGTTCGGAAGCGCATTGAGGATAATGAGGCGGAATTCCGGCGAAAAAGCGCGGAAGCGCAGGATGGGTTGAACCGGACGCGGGAAGCCATGGAGAAAGACGTCGCCCGTTCACGGGATGGGCTCCTGGAAGAGGCGCGCAAAGAGCGCGACAAGATCGTGGATGAGGCGAATCGGAGCAAGGAGAAGCTGCGGCAGGAGCTGGCCCGTGAGGCGCAGGGGCAGGCGGTAGAACATGCCCGCCGCGTGTATGAGCTGGTCTTCAGTGAGGAACTGGGGCGGAAGCTGGATCACTCGTTTCTGGACGAACTCCTGGTGGCGCTGGATGAGATGGATTCCTCCAGTATCACCATTTCGGCGAC
This region of bacterium genomic DNA includes:
- a CDS encoding ATP synthase F0 subunit C; the encoded protein is MRNFVIFLVIFLVVLGPSAVIATIGYASIRALGRNPSAAQKILQAMIISLVFAEAIAVIALLVLFQLFGR
- a CDS encoding F0F1 ATP synthase subunit delta, which gives rise to MTMMVYLIIAQVAVFAILVIGLKRLLMGSTQLAAAKLREVETDLGRKEEAVRKRIEDNEAEFRRKSAEAQDGLNRTREAMEKDVARSRDGLLEEARKERDKIVDEANRSKEKLRQELAREAQGQAVEHARRVYELVFSEELGRKLDHSFLDELLVALDEMDSSSITISATAIEVVCSHPLEPAHRERLREIVSRKFNVSLDVNEAIDPGLIAGIKIKLGSLEIDGSLRNRFNEAIEQLKSEHV